One segment of Chryseobacterium turcicum DNA contains the following:
- a CDS encoding HugZ family pyridoxamine 5'-phosphate oxidase — translation MNHTNTQEESQRQAKPLAPKVKELVERTKSIILATVDAEGTPNSSYAPFVQVENTFYILVSFMAKHTKNLADGRKTSIMFIEDESATKQIYARERLTIEASTSQVERDSETWNTVVSQLKETHGKVVEVIAEMKDFILIGLHPVKGSYVNGFGSAYFVDENLEIMEHRNEVNHQSK, via the coding sequence ATGAATCATACAAATACTCAGGAAGAATCTCAAAGACAGGCAAAACCTCTTGCGCCTAAAGTAAAAGAATTAGTAGAAAGAACAAAAAGCATCATTTTGGCAACTGTAGATGCTGAAGGAACACCAAATTCTAGCTATGCTCCTTTTGTGCAAGTAGAAAATACATTTTATATTTTGGTATCTTTCATGGCAAAGCATACTAAAAATCTTGCTGATGGAAGAAAAACGTCTATCATGTTTATCGAAGATGAATCTGCTACAAAACAAATTTATGCAAGAGAAAGATTAACGATTGAGGCTTCTACTTCTCAGGTTGAAAGAGATTCTGAAACTTGGAACACTGTTGTTTCTCAGTTAAAAGAAACTCACGGAAAAGTAGTAGAAGTAATTGCTGAGATGAAAGATTTTATCTTAATTGGTCTTCACCCTGTGAAAGGTTCTTATGTGAATGGTTTCGGAAGTGCTTATTTTGTAGATGAAAATCTTGAAATTATGGAGCACAGAAATGAGGTGAATCACCAGTCTAAATAA
- the porU gene encoding type IX secretion system sortase PorU, translating into MRLKITLLLILTSLSTAWGQRVTINWAGAKIQDYGEAKLNLPSFTNEGFSYSQDNIFIINSQKAGERQLQVSNFVWEAVSKKDLYELDPNFIHESDRSDIDYYYLEGERHASVRVGLFKKTKGKIERLSSFSISESNAPMPMNASKVGTSQNPLSSGAFYKIKVDKSGVFKITAQFLRDNGMNPSNINPKNFRIYGNGGVMLPEFNQDVKYSALQENAIQVVGEDDNVWNDGDYALFYAQGPNGYNLYNVANGNGVKRTDTRQDTSENLKNIYEDFSYYYINFDKGAGKRVMPVDVNLPTSQLITRFDNYQVINNDQRNLLKVGRTWVEDQGFSTDKAVTFNLGSSVQAGDVVKYRTQVIGWRAQQNSISFNINSQNPFPASIDQNPPNYSYDFYPIIYSGSTTAISGNQITVNYAPNIAINPNGAFYLDYAEVQYKDDLKFNGSQINFRDFSLATGTNTNYGFSISNVGNLEQVWDVTDITNANRRVNKAAGSGLFNFGYTTSDLNFNNEFVAFRADATFSPQFVGRIANQNLSALQNVDYLIITTPQMMAQAQRIANYHQTKSNFNVQIVDTDKIYNEFGSGSKDLTAIRDFVTKLNTPLGSLKYVFILGDASYDYKNRVPNNSNIVSSYQSEASREFETSFVTDDYIVMTKPQTSKEIAYSLPDLPIGRIPAGNPTEAANMVDKTLAYYNSLPGQSSPFGEWRMKLDFIVDDNGEGGGAFHNVMNNTLVNTFEIPSVNTLKEYNVRKLYLDAFQAQSTAGGQRYPQVNQAISNDIGNSLYLFYFGHGGINGWAQERVLTTDEINNSNNFTNVYSRFPFVSTITCEFTLWDEPSTFSAGEQFIKLKQGGPAAMITSSRAVGVDYGRAFTDLYTKEMFKMINDDFNTIGNAHLNAKKLTSANTNHVKVNLLGDPAMKLSRPQRLLVIDNIETPVPGLIRGLDFVKVKGHINNANGTVNTTFNGRVVINIFDKKLNKTTLNNDNAGNLNPVLSYKEEGSAIVKASGTAVNGVFTVEFYVPKDINYDEGDGRILGYADNKSIDVFNNQTVRVGNINPNGVNDNEPPKIKLYMNNTNFANGGITNQSPMLLACLNDDTGINSTGSGVGHDITVYLDGQIINTVVLNDFFSSGEGNGCINPALADYQKGNVTYPFRNLAIGQHQLTFKVWDINNNSTTETLNFEVKDEADQHLIINRPLNWPNPFTNKTYVQFEHNCDDILDVNVQIYTITGKMVRTLTNVVVAEPFLQGFRTPRQAIEWDGKDDFGDTVAKGTYIFKIFAKSQNQEKCKGSATAVEKMVLLK; encoded by the coding sequence ATGAGACTTAAAATCACTCTTTTACTTATATTAACCTCTTTATCAACAGCTTGGGGTCAACGAGTAACCATTAATTGGGCTGGAGCCAAAATTCAAGATTATGGTGAAGCTAAACTTAATCTTCCTAGCTTTACAAATGAAGGCTTTTCTTATAGTCAAGATAATATTTTCATCATCAACAGCCAAAAAGCAGGAGAAAGACAACTTCAGGTTTCAAATTTTGTTTGGGAAGCCGTTTCTAAGAAAGATTTATACGAGTTAGATCCTAATTTCATTCACGAAAGTGACCGATCAGATATTGATTATTACTATCTTGAAGGTGAGCGTCATGCAAGTGTACGCGTTGGTTTATTTAAAAAAACAAAAGGTAAAATTGAAAGATTATCTTCATTTAGTATATCTGAAAGCAATGCACCTATGCCAATGAATGCAAGTAAAGTGGGTACAAGCCAAAATCCTCTATCAAGCGGAGCGTTTTATAAAATTAAAGTTGATAAATCTGGAGTTTTTAAAATAACGGCTCAGTTTTTAAGAGATAATGGTATGAATCCATCCAATATCAATCCTAAAAACTTCAGAATTTATGGAAATGGCGGAGTCATGCTTCCTGAGTTTAACCAAGACGTGAAGTATAGTGCTTTGCAAGAAAATGCAATTCAGGTGGTGGGAGAAGATGATAATGTATGGAATGATGGCGACTATGCTCTTTTTTATGCTCAAGGTCCCAATGGATACAATCTCTATAATGTAGCAAATGGAAATGGCGTTAAAAGAACAGATACCAGACAGGATACCAGTGAAAATCTAAAAAACATTTATGAAGATTTTTCTTACTATTACATCAATTTTGATAAAGGTGCAGGAAAAAGAGTTATGCCTGTTGATGTAAATTTACCTACATCCCAATTAATCACTAGATTTGACAATTATCAGGTGATCAATAATGACCAAAGAAACTTACTAAAGGTAGGTAGAACTTGGGTAGAAGATCAAGGGTTTTCTACAGATAAGGCAGTTACTTTTAATTTAGGTTCATCTGTTCAGGCAGGTGATGTCGTAAAATATCGAACTCAAGTTATTGGTTGGAGAGCACAACAAAATAGTATTTCTTTTAATATTAACAGCCAGAATCCTTTTCCTGCATCCATAGATCAAAATCCGCCGAATTACTCATATGATTTTTATCCAATAATTTATTCAGGAAGCACTACTGCTATTTCTGGCAACCAAATTACTGTCAATTACGCTCCCAATATTGCAATCAACCCCAATGGTGCTTTTTACCTTGACTATGCAGAAGTACAATATAAAGACGATTTGAAATTCAATGGCTCTCAGATAAATTTTAGAGATTTCTCTTTGGCTACCGGTACAAATACCAATTACGGCTTTAGTATTTCGAATGTAGGAAATCTGGAGCAGGTTTGGGACGTGACAGATATCACCAATGCTAACAGGCGAGTAAATAAAGCTGCCGGAAGTGGACTTTTCAATTTCGGCTACACAACTTCTGATCTTAATTTCAATAATGAATTTGTAGCTTTCAGAGCTGATGCTACTTTTTCTCCTCAATTCGTAGGAAGAATTGCCAACCAAAATCTTTCTGCATTGCAAAATGTAGACTATTTGATTATCACAACTCCTCAAATGATGGCACAAGCTCAACGAATTGCTAATTATCATCAGACGAAAAGCAATTTTAATGTTCAGATTGTCGACACCGATAAAATCTACAATGAGTTTGGAAGCGGAAGTAAAGACCTTACCGCAATAAGAGATTTTGTAACCAAGCTAAACACACCCTTAGGAAGTCTAAAATACGTGTTTATATTGGGAGATGCGTCTTATGATTATAAAAACAGAGTTCCAAATAATTCAAATATTGTTTCTAGCTATCAAAGTGAAGCTTCCAGAGAATTTGAAACTTCTTTCGTTACAGATGATTATATTGTAATGACTAAACCACAGACTTCTAAAGAAATAGCATACAGTCTTCCAGATTTACCAATAGGCCGTATACCTGCAGGCAATCCTACGGAAGCCGCCAATATGGTTGATAAAACTTTAGCCTACTACAATTCACTCCCAGGACAGTCTTCCCCTTTCGGAGAATGGAGAATGAAACTCGATTTTATAGTGGATGATAACGGTGAAGGAGGCGGCGCCTTTCACAATGTAATGAATAATACCTTAGTCAACACATTTGAAATCCCATCAGTCAACACATTAAAAGAGTATAACGTAAGAAAATTGTATTTAGATGCTTTTCAGGCACAAAGTACAGCAGGAGGTCAAAGGTATCCTCAGGTAAACCAGGCAATTTCTAATGATATTGGTAATAGTCTTTATTTGTTTTATTTCGGACATGGAGGTATCAACGGGTGGGCTCAAGAAAGAGTTTTAACCACAGATGAAATCAACAACTCAAATAATTTTACAAATGTTTATAGTAGATTCCCATTTGTATCAACAATTACTTGTGAATTTACCCTTTGGGATGAACCTTCTACTTTTTCGGCAGGAGAACAGTTTATTAAACTAAAACAAGGAGGTCCAGCGGCAATGATTACCTCTAGTAGAGCAGTTGGGGTAGACTATGGAAGAGCGTTCACGGATCTCTACACGAAAGAAATGTTTAAAATGATTAATGATGATTTTAACACAATTGGAAATGCCCACTTGAATGCAAAAAAATTAACATCTGCAAATACCAACCATGTAAAAGTAAACTTATTGGGAGATCCTGCGATGAAACTGAGCAGACCGCAGAGACTATTGGTCATAGATAATATAGAAACTCCCGTTCCTGGATTAATAAGAGGTTTAGATTTTGTGAAAGTGAAAGGTCATATTAATAATGCAAACGGAACGGTAAATACTACTTTTAACGGAAGAGTTGTAATTAATATTTTTGATAAAAAATTAAACAAAACGACTCTAAACAATGATAACGCTGGAAATTTAAACCCAGTTTTAAGCTATAAAGAAGAAGGAAGTGCTATTGTAAAAGCCTCAGGAACTGCAGTAAATGGAGTTTTCACGGTAGAGTTTTATGTACCGAAAGATATTAATTATGATGAAGGAGACGGTAGAATCTTAGGATATGCAGATAACAAATCGATTGACGTGTTTAATAATCAAACGGTAAGAGTAGGAAACATTAACCCTAACGGGGTTAACGATAATGAGCCACCAAAAATAAAGCTCTACATGAACAATACCAATTTTGCCAATGGAGGTATTACCAATCAAAGCCCTATGCTTTTGGCGTGCTTGAATGACGATACAGGTATAAACTCTACAGGGTCTGGAGTTGGTCACGATATCACAGTATATCTTGATGGGCAAATTATCAATACGGTTGTTTTAAATGATTTCTTTTCTTCAGGTGAAGGAAACGGATGTATTAATCCAGCTTTAGCAGACTACCAGAAAGGAAATGTAACCTATCCTTTTAGAAATTTAGCAATAGGGCAACATCAATTAACATTTAAAGTTTGGGATATCAACAATAATTCGACAACTGAAACGTTAAACTTTGAAGTTAAAGACGAGGCCGATCAACACTTAATTATCAACAGACCATTAAACTGGCCAAACCCTTTTACCAACAAAACATACGTTCAGTTTGAGCATAATTGTGATGATATTTTAGATGTAAACGTTCAAATTTATACGATTACAGGAAAAATGGTAAGAACTTTAACAAATGTTGTAGTCGCAGAACCCTTCCTACAGGGCTTTAGAACGCCACGTCAAGCAATTGAATGGGACGGAAAAGACGATTTTGGGGACACAGTAGCAAAAGGTACGTATATTTTTAAGATATTTGCAAAAAGCCAAAATCAAGAAAAATGCAAAGGAAGTGCTACAGCTGTAGAAAAAATGGTACTTTTGAAGTAA
- a CDS encoding 4'-phosphopantetheinyl transferase family protein: MPLYRDFSDDTATILVWKYDENDELNIDELLEPENAEKVKDYHPKKLLEVLMVRKLLKSIKPNSKILYKEREPFLSPKDAEISITHSYPFAAIAISKNKIGIDIEKFNPKILRVIDKFTYEDERGFIPFDTEVVFYTIIWSVKESMYKIHHSKHWSLKKHYEVRPFELKHLHSIKCRVHDDQISDELKARVEFFDEYCFTIVEE, from the coding sequence ATGCCTCTTTACCGAGATTTTTCTGATGATACTGCAACCATTCTTGTTTGGAAATATGACGAGAATGACGAACTCAATATTGACGAACTTTTAGAGCCTGAAAATGCTGAAAAAGTAAAAGATTATCATCCTAAAAAATTGCTGGAGGTTTTAATGGTCAGAAAACTTTTAAAAAGTATAAAGCCTAATTCTAAAATTCTTTATAAAGAAAGAGAGCCGTTTTTGTCTCCGAAAGATGCCGAAATTTCTATCACGCATTCTTATCCTTTTGCAGCGATTGCCATTTCAAAAAATAAAATAGGAATTGATATTGAAAAATTTAATCCTAAAATTTTAAGGGTAATCGACAAATTCACATACGAAGATGAAAGAGGTTTTATCCCTTTTGATACCGAAGTTGTTTTTTATACAATTATTTGGAGTGTGAAAGAAAGTATGTATAAAATTCATCATTCTAAACACTGGTCGCTGAAAAAACATTACGAAGTACGACCTTTTGAACTAAAACATCTTCATTCTATAAAATGCAGAGTGCATGATGACCAGATTTCAGACGAACTTAAAGCAAGAGTAGAATTTTTTGACGAATACTGCTTTACGATTGTGGAAGAGTAG
- the gldJ gene encoding gliding motility lipoprotein GldJ — protein MKKLKLFSLIALSSTLALTSCGGSGTSGGGGTKKFVSKTGWKPNEKQGWFFAGKQQKQKGWPGMVYVEGGTFTMGLVKDDVMHDWNNSPRRMQVSSFFIGETEITNYEYREYLTWLKYVFPPSDPSYKEIYNGALPDTLLWDNKLSRNDLNETYFRDQNYDYYPVVGVSWTQANRYCEWLTDRANEKALMQAGVIAKDLYINESNNQGGTAFNMDKFKSNDPEMQGYINQQRLNQRTGMKTTNQRIQAANGAPNAAMVTKFRLPSEVEWEFAALGMEKNREYNNYLEKKPQVDLLRGTKGKNRGMILENFKQGRGDYSGPAGWKNDGAAQTADVRQFPSNNIGIYGMFGNVSEWTADVYRPIIDESGSDFNYYRGNMPQAIVRNGDGTYKMVEEGNMKYDTLADGRLVYKNLPGQFERETLADYRNYMDGDKQSSLDYRNASDSASSYNMYNAPAKKFVVDTNGRVILQKDTKDRTTAITNDIRVVKGGSWQDSAYWLDPGQRRYKNQSAGYGWIGFRVAQDARESEKARTRR, from the coding sequence ATGAAAAAACTAAAGTTGTTTTCATTAATAGCATTGAGTTCTACACTTGCATTAACCAGCTGTGGTGGTTCAGGAACTTCCGGAGGCGGGGGTACTAAAAAATTTGTCAGCAAGACAGGTTGGAAACCAAACGAAAAACAGGGTTGGTTCTTTGCAGGAAAGCAACAGAAGCAAAAAGGTTGGCCGGGAATGGTATATGTCGAAGGGGGAACTTTTACAATGGGATTAGTGAAAGATGATGTAATGCACGATTGGAATAACTCGCCTCGCAGAATGCAGGTAAGTTCGTTCTTTATCGGTGAAACTGAGATTACTAACTACGAATACCGCGAATACCTTACATGGTTGAAGTATGTATTCCCACCAAGTGATCCTAGTTATAAAGAAATTTACAACGGTGCTTTACCGGATACTTTGTTATGGGATAATAAATTATCTAGAAATGATTTAAATGAAACTTATTTCAGAGATCAAAACTATGATTATTATCCAGTAGTAGGAGTTTCTTGGACTCAAGCAAACAGATATTGCGAATGGTTGACAGACAGAGCAAACGAAAAAGCTTTGATGCAAGCAGGTGTTATTGCAAAAGATTTGTACATCAACGAATCTAATAACCAAGGTGGAACCGCTTTCAATATGGATAAATTCAAATCGAATGATCCTGAAATGCAAGGTTACATCAACCAACAAAGATTGAATCAAAGGACTGGTATGAAAACGACCAACCAAAGAATTCAAGCTGCAAACGGAGCTCCAAATGCAGCGATGGTTACCAAATTCAGACTTCCTTCTGAAGTAGAGTGGGAATTTGCTGCTTTGGGTATGGAAAAAAACAGAGAGTACAACAATTACTTAGAGAAAAAACCTCAGGTAGACCTTCTTAGAGGTACCAAAGGTAAAAATAGAGGAATGATCCTTGAAAACTTCAAGCAAGGAAGAGGTGATTACTCCGGTCCTGCTGGTTGGAAAAATGACGGTGCTGCTCAAACGGCAGATGTAAGACAATTCCCTTCAAACAATATCGGTATCTATGGTATGTTTGGAAACGTTTCTGAATGGACTGCAGATGTTTACAGACCAATCATCGACGAATCGGGTAGTGACTTCAATTATTATAGAGGAAATATGCCTCAAGCTATCGTAAGAAACGGTGACGGAACTTACAAAATGGTAGAAGAAGGTAATATGAAATATGATACTTTGGCAGACGGAAGATTAGTTTACAAAAACTTACCTGGTCAGTTCGAAAGAGAAACTCTTGCAGATTACAGAAACTATATGGATGGTGACAAACAGTCTTCATTAGATTATAGAAACGCAAGCGATTCTGCTTCATCATATAACATGTATAATGCTCCTGCTAAGAAATTTGTAGTAGATACTAACGGTAGAGTTATTCTGCAAAAAGACACCAAAGACAGAACTACAGCTATTACTAACGATATTAGAGTTGTAAAAGGTGGTTCTTGGCAAGATTCAGCATATTGGTTGGATCCGGGACAGAGAAGATACAAAAATCAGTCAGCTGGTTATGGTTGGATCGGTTTCCGTGTTGCTCAAGATGCTAGAGAAAGCGAAAAAGCTAGAACAAGAAGATAA
- a CDS encoding FUSC family protein: MNYSSELKKIVTSQYVYSSIRITLATVIPCLVLSYFGLLKDYFLFPLGTSFVALTDQPGPFIRRRNSLAFAIFCFVVVALIASLVKGIIPLVLLEVIVFGMFFSLIGVYGQRLAAVGSLALVVLAIFIDGHLTGANILKSLLIFAAGCIWFLLIFLIVTTIQPYKLASQMIGENYLQLAEFLKIKANYYQKNPDFDKLSLQVIAKQIGIKNLQEETRETVFKTRTIVNESTTLSRLLMLMFLNSMDLHEKLMTSESDYKKLQESFEDTEILVKIHDYLNILSDEIANIGIALQSSTRARPIFNLEASFHELNVHYFELRNKEMTPENLENFMILRQIMMRINEITKEISEIYKVFSQNVRLAKSLSTGLDLKKFMPKEEKINFKVLKSNISLTSSHFRHAIRITIALLLGYLVSLLPFIEIGHTYWILITIVAILKPAYSITKQRNFLRFCGTVVGAVIAYGLLYFIHINAVLFGILLLSMILCFSLLKGRYFWAVLFMTIYVFMSFNFLNPGNVNVIFKDRIVDTFIAGIIAFLVSYIVLPVWEHTQNLDLMKKSAESNLTYFHSVMSKFLNENFDIEDYKVKRKNAIISLANLSDNFQRMISDPKNQQKKLEVVHQFVATSHLITAYTASLSQYAKSNQQYPEIDSESWSKKIESEMNQVSAILNGEKIPEALRMDSRLEPEDSSIEDMLHKRKTELLEKEHLDTRDPNKISHLTELKNIHDILELIYDVAKEQRKVIEKYRNEENTTLPQS; encoded by the coding sequence ATGAACTATTCTTCGGAGCTCAAAAAAATCGTAACCAGCCAATATGTATATTCTTCCATAAGAATTACACTGGCGACGGTAATTCCTTGTTTAGTTCTCTCCTATTTTGGCTTGCTCAAAGATTACTTTCTTTTTCCTTTAGGAACAAGCTTTGTTGCGCTTACCGACCAACCGGGCCCATTTATCAGACGTAGAAATTCATTAGCGTTTGCGATTTTCTGCTTTGTAGTCGTTGCATTAATAGCCAGCTTGGTGAAAGGAATTATTCCACTTGTACTTCTCGAAGTCATTGTTTTCGGGATGTTTTTCTCATTAATCGGAGTTTACGGACAAAGACTGGCGGCAGTGGGTTCTTTAGCATTAGTTGTTTTAGCTATTTTTATCGACGGTCATTTAACGGGAGCCAATATTCTGAAAAGTTTACTAATTTTTGCTGCGGGATGCATTTGGTTTTTATTGATTTTCCTTATCGTCACTACGATTCAGCCGTATAAACTGGCTAGTCAGATGATTGGTGAAAATTATCTTCAACTTGCAGAATTTCTTAAAATTAAAGCTAATTATTATCAGAAAAACCCTGATTTTGACAAGCTAAGTTTACAAGTTATTGCAAAACAAATCGGAATTAAAAATCTTCAGGAAGAAACCCGTGAAACCGTTTTTAAAACAAGAACCATCGTTAATGAATCCACCACTTTAAGCAGATTATTAATGCTGATGTTTTTGAATTCTATGGACCTTCATGAAAAACTGATGACCTCAGAAAGCGACTATAAAAAGCTTCAGGAAAGTTTTGAAGACACCGAAATTTTAGTCAAAATACACGATTACCTTAATATTCTCTCAGATGAAATCGCCAACATCGGAATTGCTCTACAAAGCAGTACCCGCGCAAGACCGATTTTCAACTTAGAAGCAAGCTTTCATGAGCTTAATGTGCATTATTTCGAGTTGAGAAATAAAGAGATGACTCCCGAGAACTTGGAAAATTTCATGATTTTACGCCAAATTATGATGCGTATCAATGAAATCACCAAAGAAATCAGTGAGATTTATAAAGTGTTTTCACAAAATGTAAGGTTGGCAAAAAGTCTTTCTACAGGTTTAGATTTAAAGAAATTTATGCCTAAAGAAGAGAAAATTAATTTTAAAGTTTTAAAAAGTAATATTTCGCTTACCTCATCGCATTTCAGGCATGCTATAAGAATTACCATTGCATTGTTGTTGGGATACTTAGTTTCTTTACTTCCATTTATAGAAATCGGCCACACGTATTGGATTTTAATTACCATCGTTGCCATTTTAAAACCGGCCTACTCTATCACCAAACAAAGAAATTTTCTGCGTTTTTGTGGAACCGTTGTCGGTGCAGTGATTGCTTATGGTTTACTGTATTTTATTCATATCAATGCTGTACTTTTCGGGATTCTTTTGTTGAGCATGATTTTATGTTTCAGTTTATTGAAAGGCAGATATTTTTGGGCAGTTTTGTTTATGACGATTTATGTTTTTATGAGTTTTAATTTTTTAAATCCTGGAAATGTAAATGTTATTTTTAAAGACAGAATTGTAGATACTTTTATTGCAGGAATTATTGCATTTCTCGTTTCATATATCGTACTTCCGGTTTGGGAACATACGCAGAATTTAGATTTAATGAAAAAATCTGCAGAATCTAATCTCACGTATTTTCACAGCGTGATGTCTAAATTTTTGAACGAAAATTTCGATATAGAAGACTATAAAGTAAAACGTAAAAACGCCATCATTTCATTAGCCAATCTTTCGGATAATTTCCAAAGAATGATTTCTGACCCTAAAAATCAGCAGAAAAAACTCGAAGTCGTGCATCAGTTTGTGGCAACTTCACATTTAATAACTGCTTACACCGCTTCATTGTCGCAATACGCCAAAAGCAATCAGCAATACCCAGAAATAGATTCTGAAAGCTGGAGTAAAAAAATAGAATCTGAAATGAATCAGGTATCAGCAATTCTTAATGGAGAAAAAATTCCAGAAGCCTTAAGAATGGACAGCCGTCTTGAGCCCGAAGATTCTTCGATTGAAGATATGCTTCACAAAAGAAAAACTGAACTTCTAGAAAAAGAGCATTTAGATACCAGAGACCCTAATAAAATCTCACATTTAACCGAGCTAAAAAACATTCATGATATTTTAGAACTTATTTATGATGTTGCCAAAGAACAACGTAAAGTAATCGAAAAGTACAGAAACGAAGAAAACACTACTCTTCCACAATCGTAA
- the porV gene encoding type IX secretion system outer membrane channel protein PorV — protein MNLTTKLLLGIGLSAGFLGYAQDLSQVRPVLTGAPFLRIAPDARSGGMGDQGVVTSPDAFSQFWNAAKYPFSRTSSSVGLNYTPYMGKLTNDVFLLYGAFHKFLGQEERSTISASIYYFNMGEVELTELGVDNTVTSNGVSKPNEMSIDVAYALKLSDSYSMAVTGRFIRSDLSGGFNTDTTLKPANSFAVDVSGYYTSPKFSSFGNMDGKINGGFSVTNLGPKLDYTGDEASRSYLPTMARLGVGYDMYLDEMNRVGLSVEGSKILVPGSEFVGTDPNTRQPMYQVPNVGVMAGIGKSFKNTNSIMYSGALEYSYDNAFAVRGGYFHESEEQGARQFATAGIGLKYRSFGLDVSYLINMSKINTALDNTIRFGLTWNIGDETSNVDN, from the coding sequence ATGAATTTAACTACTAAACTGCTTTTAGGGATTGGTTTGAGTGCTGGGTTTCTAGGCTATGCACAGGACCTGAGTCAGGTAAGACCTGTATTAACTGGAGCTCCTTTCCTTAGAATCGCACCAGATGCAAGATCAGGAGGTATGGGAGATCAGGGGGTGGTAACTTCTCCTGATGCGTTCTCTCAGTTCTGGAATGCGGCAAAATATCCTTTTAGCAGAACAAGTTCTTCTGTAGGTTTAAACTACACTCCATATATGGGAAAATTAACCAACGATGTATTTTTATTGTACGGTGCTTTCCATAAATTTTTAGGTCAGGAAGAAAGATCTACTATTTCTGCAAGTATCTATTACTTCAACATGGGGGAAGTAGAACTTACCGAACTTGGTGTAGATAATACAGTAACGTCTAATGGGGTTTCAAAACCAAACGAAATGTCGATTGACGTTGCCTATGCTTTGAAATTATCAGATTCGTACTCTATGGCGGTTACAGGTAGATTTATTCGTTCAGATTTATCTGGAGGATTCAACACTGATACTACCCTTAAGCCTGCAAACTCATTTGCAGTAGACGTTTCAGGTTACTATACATCTCCAAAGTTTTCTAGCTTCGGAAATATGGACGGTAAAATAAATGGAGGTTTCTCAGTAACAAACTTAGGTCCAAAATTAGACTATACTGGGGATGAGGCTTCTAGATCTTATCTTCCAACAATGGCTAGATTAGGTGTTGGTTACGACATGTATCTTGATGAAATGAACAGAGTAGGTCTTTCTGTAGAAGGATCTAAAATCTTGGTTCCGGGATCAGAATTTGTAGGAACAGACCCTAACACGAGACAGCCAATGTACCAAGTTCCAAACGTTGGGGTAATGGCAGGTATCGGTAAATCTTTCAAAAATACCAATTCAATTATGTATAGTGGTGCATTAGAATATTCTTATGACAATGCATTTGCAGTAAGAGGAGGTTATTTCCACGAAAGTGAAGAGCAAGGAGCAAGACAGTTTGCAACGGCAGGTATTGGTTTAAAATACCGTTCTTTTGGTCTTGATGTATCTTACTTAATCAATATGTCTAAAATTAATACAGCATTAGATAACACTATTCGTTTCGGTTTAACTTGGAACATTGGTGATGAAACTTCAAATGTAGATAATTAA